The Candidatus Babeliales bacterium genome includes a region encoding these proteins:
- the rpsL gene encoding 30S ribosomal protein S12 has translation MPTINQLVRSNRKNVKEKTKSPALNACPQRRGVCVRVYTQTPKKPNSALRKVARVKLTTGKEITAYIGGEGHNLQEHSVVLVRGGRVKDLPGVRYHIVRGSLDAAGVDGRKQSRSLYGAKRKKGAANA, from the coding sequence ATGCCTACGATAAACCAGCTTGTTCGATCTAATCGAAAAAATGTGAAAGAAAAGACGAAGTCGCCTGCGTTGAACGCTTGTCCTCAGCGTCGTGGTGTTTGTGTTCGTGTTTACACGCAAACGCCTAAAAAGCCTAACTCTGCATTGAGAAAAGTTGCTCGTGTTAAGTTGACGACCGGAAAAGAAATTACTGCTTATATCGGCGGTGAAGGCCACAATTTGCAAGAGCACTCTGTAGTTTTGGTTCGCGGTGGGAGAGTAAAGGATTTGCCTGGTGTTCGTTATCACATCGTTCGTGGCTCACTTGACGCTGCAGGCGTAGATGGACGTAAGCAAAGTCGTTCTCTTTATGGTGCTAAACGTAAGAAGGGTGCTGCTAATGCCTAG
- the rpsG gene encoding 30S ribosomal protein S7, whose protein sequence is MPRRKTKVLKREIGVDPRFQSQLVQKFINVVMQCGKKNIARAIVYEAFDLITAKLSGDQSKAFALFEKAIGQVKPFVEVKSRRVGGGVYQIPVEVRVNRATTLAFRWVIDAASKRSDKTMGKRLAHELLDAIDGHGNAVKKRTDVHRMAEANRAFSHYAW, encoded by the coding sequence ATGCCTAGACGTAAAACGAAAGTTTTAAAAAGAGAGATTGGTGTTGATCCGCGTTTTCAATCCCAGTTGGTTCAAAAATTTATTAACGTTGTTATGCAATGCGGTAAAAAAAATATTGCGCGTGCAATTGTTTACGAAGCATTTGATCTTATCACAGCAAAATTAAGTGGCGATCAGAGTAAGGCATTTGCTTTGTTTGAAAAAGCAATTGGCCAAGTTAAGCCATTTGTTGAAGTTAAGTCTCGTCGCGTGGGTGGTGGTGTTTACCAAATCCCTGTTGAAGTTCGTGTAAATCGTGCTACAACGCTTGCATTTCGTTGGGTTATTGATGCTGCTTCAAAGCGCTCAGATAAAACAATGGGTAAGCGTCTTGCGCATGAATTGCTTGATGCAATTGATGGCCATGGTAATGCTGTAAAGAAAAGAACTGACGTACATAGAATGGCTGAAGCAAACAGAGCATTCTCGCATTATGCTTGGTAA
- the fusA gene encoding elongation factor G gives MSKNLDKFRNIGIMAHIDAGKTTVTERILFFTGVSHKIGEVHAGEAVMDWMEQERERGITITSAATTCFWADHQINIIDTPGHVDFTIEVERSLRVLDGAVGVFCGVGGVQPQSETVWRQADRYKVPRIAFVNKLDRTGADYFAVVQEIDERLHGNPLAMQIPVGQSEEFSAVIDVLTKKMATFDEKGVVTWQEVPAEYQEELAKRFDAVVERACDFDDVLAEKYLDGEAYTLEEVKKALRKGVLAQEVTPVFCGSAFKNKGVQQLLDAVVDYLPSPLDVPAIEGINPDTEQTEKRYPKEEDPLCCLAFKIMVDPFVGSLTFARIYSGTLETGSYVYNVGKGKRERVSRIMKMHANKREDMKSASAGDIVAIVGVKDVITGDTLTDEKHPVLLESINCPEPVIGVAIEPKGKGDYEKMVIALRKLMQEDPSFRFTYNEETGQTIIEGMGELHLEIIVDRLKREHKIESNVGKAEVAYKETIQNNVEVEGKFIRQSGGHGQYGHVWLRVAPLERGAGIKFENEIVGGSIPREFIPGIEKGIKEATATGVLAGYPVVDIQATVFDGSYHDVDSSELAFKIAASMALRDGMSKASPVLLEPIMKVEVVAPDENLGDVMGDLNSRRGRILGMDSRKGMQVIAAEVPLGEMFGYATTVRSLTQGRATYSMQFEVYREVPKSVQEEIVGKNNGTKK, from the coding sequence ATGAGCAAAAATTTAGATAAATTTAGAAATATTGGTATTATGGCTCATATTGACGCGGGTAAAACCACTGTCACTGAGCGTATTTTGTTCTTTACCGGTGTTTCACATAAGATTGGTGAGGTTCATGCCGGTGAAGCGGTTATGGACTGGATGGAGCAAGAGCGCGAGCGCGGTATTACAATTACGTCCGCTGCGACAACCTGCTTTTGGGCTGACCATCAAATTAACATTATCGATACGCCAGGTCACGTTGACTTTACCATTGAAGTAGAGCGTTCATTGCGTGTGCTTGACGGTGCGGTTGGTGTTTTTTGTGGTGTGGGCGGCGTTCAGCCACAGTCTGAAACGGTTTGGCGCCAAGCTGATCGTTACAAAGTTCCTCGCATTGCTTTTGTTAACAAGCTTGATAGAACTGGTGCGGATTATTTTGCTGTTGTTCAAGAAATTGACGAAAGATTGCATGGTAATCCTTTGGCTATGCAAATTCCAGTTGGTCAGTCTGAAGAATTTTCTGCGGTGATTGATGTTTTGACCAAGAAGATGGCGACTTTTGATGAAAAAGGCGTTGTGACTTGGCAAGAAGTGCCCGCTGAATATCAAGAAGAGCTTGCTAAAAGATTTGATGCGGTTGTTGAAAGAGCGTGCGATTTCGACGATGTGTTGGCAGAAAAATATCTTGACGGTGAAGCGTATACTTTGGAAGAAGTGAAAAAAGCTTTGCGTAAAGGTGTTTTAGCGCAAGAAGTTACTCCGGTTTTCTGCGGTAGTGCTTTCAAAAATAAAGGTGTTCAGCAGTTGCTTGATGCGGTTGTTGATTATCTTCCATCTCCGCTTGACGTTCCCGCAATTGAAGGGATAAACCCTGATACTGAGCAAACTGAAAAGCGCTATCCAAAAGAAGAAGACCCGCTTTGCTGCTTAGCATTTAAGATTATGGTAGATCCGTTTGTTGGATCATTGACCTTTGCTCGTATTTATTCTGGTACGCTTGAAACTGGTTCATACGTTTATAACGTTGGAAAAGGCAAGCGTGAGCGCGTTAGTCGTATTATGAAAATGCATGCTAATAAGCGAGAAGACATGAAATCAGCTTCAGCTGGTGACATTGTTGCTATTGTTGGCGTTAAAGACGTTATTACGGGTGATACGCTTACCGATGAAAAGCATCCTGTTTTGTTAGAAAGTATTAATTGTCCTGAGCCTGTTATTGGTGTTGCTATTGAGCCAAAAGGTAAGGGCGATTATGAAAAAATGGTTATTGCTTTGCGTAAGCTTATGCAAGAAGATCCTTCCTTTAGATTTACCTACAATGAAGAGACGGGACAAACCATTATTGAAGGAATGGGTGAGCTGCACCTTGAAATTATTGTTGATCGTTTGAAGCGTGAGCATAAAATTGAATCAAACGTTGGTAAGGCTGAAGTTGCTTACAAAGAAACAATTCAGAATAACGTTGAAGTTGAAGGTAAGTTTATTCGTCAGTCAGGCGGTCATGGTCAATATGGTCACGTTTGGTTGCGAGTAGCGCCCCTTGAGCGAGGTGCTGGTATTAAGTTTGAAAACGAAATTGTTGGCGGTTCTATCCCAAGAGAATTTATACCTGGTATTGAAAAAGGTATAAAAGAAGCCACGGCAACAGGTGTTCTTGCTGGGTATCCAGTAGTTGATATTCAAGCAACTGTGTTTGACGGGTCCTACCATGATGTTGACTCATCAGAACTTGCGTTTAAAATTGCAGCTTCTATGGCACTCCGTGATGGTATGTCTAAAGCGTCGCCAGTTCTTTTAGAGCCAATTATGAAGGTTGAAGTAGTAGCGCCTGATGAAAACTTGGGCGATGTTATGGGAGACTTGAATTCGAGACGTGGAAGAATCTTGGGAATGGATTCGAGAAAAGGCATGCAAGTTATTGCAGCAGAGGTTCCACTTGGGGAAATGTTTGGTTACGCAACAACGGTGCGTTCGCTTACTCAAGGTAGAGCTACTTATTCTATGCAATTTGAAGTTTATCGCGAAGTCCCTAAGAGTGTTCAAGAAGAAATTGTCGGAAAAAATAACGGTACAAAAAAATAG